A window of Mustela nigripes isolate SB6536 chromosome 9, MUSNIG.SB6536, whole genome shotgun sequence contains these coding sequences:
- the LOC132024782 gene encoding RNA-binding protein EWS-like: MASTDYSTYSQAAAQQGYSAYTAQPTQGYAQTTQAYGQQSYGTYGQPTDVSYTQAQTTATYGQTAYATSYGQPPAGYTTPTAPQAYSQPVQGYGTGAYDTTTATVTTTQASYAAQSAYGTQPAYPAYGQQPAATAPARPQDGNKPAETSQPQSSTGGYNQPSLGYGQSNYSYPQVPGSYPMQPVTAPPSYPPTSYSSTQPTSYDQSSYSQQNTYGQPSSYGQQSSYGQQSSYGQQPPTSYPPQTGSYSQAPSQYSQQSSSYGQQSSFRQDHPSSMGVYGQESGGFSGPGENRSMSGPDNRGRGRGGFDRGGMSRGGRGGGRGGMGAGERGGFNKPGGPMDEGPDLDLGPPVDPDEDSDNSAIYVQGLNDNVTLDDLADFFKQCGVVKMNKRTGQPMIHIYLDKETGKPKGDATVSYEDPPTAKAAVEWFDGKDFQGSKLKVSLARKKPPMNSLRGGMPPREGRGMPPPLRAGPGGPGGPGGPMGRMGGRGGDRGGFPPRGPRGSRGNPSGGGNVQHRAGDWQCPNPGCGNQNFAWRTECNQCKAPKPEGFLPPPFPPPGGDRGRGGPGGMRGGRGGLMDRGGPGGMFRGGRGGDRGGFRGGRGVDRGGFGGGRRGGPGGPPGPLMEQMGGRRGGRGGPGKMDKGEHRQECRDRPY; this comes from the coding sequence atggcaTCCACGGATTACAGTACATACAGCCAAGCTGCAGCCCAGCAGGGCTACAGTGCATACACCGCCCAGCCCACTCAAGGATATGCACAGACCACCCAGGCATATGGGCAGCAAAGTTATGGAACCTATGGACAGCCCACTGATGTCAGCTATACCCAAGCTCAGACTACTGCTACCTATGGGCAGACCGCCTATGCAACTTCTTATGGACAGCCTCCTGCTGGTTATACTACTCCAACTGCCCCCCAGGCATACAGCCAGCCTGTCCAGGGTTATGGCACTGGTGCTTACGATACCACCACTGCTACGGTCACTACCACCCAGGCCTCCTATGCAGCTCAGTCTGCTTATGGCACTCAACCTGCTTACCCAGCCTATGGGCAGCAGCCGGCAGCCACCGCACCTGCAAGACCGCAGGATGGTAACAAACCCGCTGAGACTAGTCAACCTCAATCTAGCACAGGGGGTTACAACCAGCCCAGCCTAGGATATGGACAGAGTAACTACAGTTATCCCCAGGTACCTGGGAGCTACCCCATGCAGCCAGTCACGGCACCACCATCTTATCCTCCTACCAGCTACTCCTCTACACAGCCGACTAGTTATGATCAGAGCAGTTACTCTCAGCAGAACACCTATGGGCAGCCGAGCAGCTATGGACAGCAGAGTAGCTATGGTCAACAAAGCAGCTATGGGCAGCAGCCGCCCACTAGTTATCCCCCCCAAACTGGATCCTACAGCCAGGCTCCAAGTCAATATAGCCAACAGAGCAGCAGCTACGGGCAGCAGAGTTCATTCCGACAGGACCACCCCAGTAGCATGGGTGTTTATGGGCAGGAGTCTGGAGGATTTTCCGGACCAGGAGAAAACCGGAGCATGAGTGGCCCTGATAAccggggcaggggaagagggggatTTGATCGTGGAGGCATGAGCAGAGGTGGGCGGGGAGGAGGACGCGGTGGAATGGGCGCTGGAGAGCGAGGTGGCTTCAATAAGCCTGGTGGACCCATGGATGAAGGACCAGATCTTGATCTAGGCCCACCTGTAGATCCAGATGAAGATTCTGACAACAGTGCAATTTATGTGCAAGGCTTAAATGACAATGTGACTTTAGATGATCTGGCTGACTTTTTTAAGCAGTGTGGAGTTGTTAAGATGAACAAGAGAACCGGACAACCCATGATTCATATCTACTTGGACAAGGAAACAGGAAAGCCCAAAGGTGACGCTACAGTGTCCTATGAAGACCCACCAACTGCCAAGGCCGCTGTGGAGTGGTTTGATGGGAAAGATTTTCAAGGGAGCAAACTTAAGGTGTCTCTTGCTCGGAAGAAGCCTCCAATGAACAGCCTGCGGGGTGGCATGCCGCCCCGTGAGGGCAGAGGGATGCCGCCGCCCCTCCGTGCAGGTCCAGGGGGCCCAGGAGGTCCTGGGGGCCCCATGGGTCGCATGGGAGGCCGTGGAGGAGACAGAGGTGGCTTTCCCCCAAGAGGGCCCCGGGGTTCTCGAGGGAACCCATCCGGAGGAGGAAATGTCCAGCACCGAGCTGGAGACTGGCAGTGCCCCAATCCGGGTTGTGGAAACCAGAACTTTGCCTGGAGAACAGAATGCAACCAGTGTAAGGCCCCGAAGCCTGAAGGCTTCCTTCCACCACCCTTTCCACCTCCTGGCGGTGACCGTGGCAGAGGTGGCCCTGGTGGAATGCGGGGCGGAAGAGGCGGCCTCATGGACCGCGGTGGTCCCGGTGGGATGTTCAGAGGTGGCCGTGGTGGAGACAGAGGGGGCTTCCGTGGTGGCCGGGGCGTGGACCGAGGCGGTTTTGGTGGAGGAAGACGGGGTGGCCCCGGCGGACCCCCTGGACCTTTGATGGAACagatgggaggaagaagaggcgGGCGCGGAGGAcctggaaaaatggataaaggcGAGCACCGTCAGGAATGCAGAGACCGGCCCTACTAG